A window of Centroberyx gerrardi isolate f3 chromosome 19, fCenGer3.hap1.cur.20231027, whole genome shotgun sequence genomic DNA:
TAAGTCTGCTCCAGTGTATCAATCATCCAGGGCTGATCTTTACTACATCTATAGCCCCAAGAGTGGTTTTCAGAAGAAAATACTTTCTTAAATATTCTATATTTGGTAAGAAAAGGTGACTGACAGTGCTAGTAGTGGAAACAAccacacataaataaataggatactTGTAGTATGGTCTTACTAAAAAGAGTTCATAGAATGTGTTGGGTTGACCTTTACTATACCTAAGAAACAGATTGTGCAGATTGTGTGTAGAAGCATCTAATTGAAGTTTTTACAGTTGTTTTAATCAAACACTCATCTAAATCTTAACAGCTTATCTACTGTAGCTTTACAAAAGTGCCTTTGTCTTAATTGacaaaacatctctctcttgttcttgtGAGTGTGCAGCATCCCTTTTTCTCCACCCATCTGTCCACACAGTGAAAAGCAGGGCTGAAATTGAGTATGGCAATTTCTTTTTACTCTGGTCAGTAAGCAAAGGAAATGATAAAATGCTGaacaatttttttcttttatgatGATGCTTGTATTGGATGCCATTGTCAACCTTTTGTGACAACCACTGCATAAATCCCTATGAGAATGATGCATTATattacaacagaaaaaaaagacttttagATAAAAAATAACCTTAATAGACAATAAGCCTCTGTACAGAAATGCTTTGTCAAGACaattccttttctctctgagCTGCAGTGACCACTACCTAATTCAACCTCTGGGAGGCGATCTCACTCAAGCTAAATATTTACAGTCCAGCCGAAATACACCATTTCATCCTGAGGGGCAGAGCAGAGAAACTATACTTTAGAAAAATACTCCAGAATAAAGCTATGATAAGAAATTGGgaccaacacatttttttgcataaatatgtaggaaggccaTTACAGGCTAAGGCTTTTGGAGAAGActtaacacacaaaaacactcataGATAGTTGAGTTTAAAGTCTCTCAATGTCACTCGTTGCCGGGATTTCTCTTTCACTTGCTCGTAGTCTTTTCTTGTTCCTCTGGCATGAGTCCAGTCCTTACTTAATCACCACAAAGCTCTTTTTCAAAACAGCGTTTCAATTGTGTCTGCTGTCACTGTTGTAGCTAGAGGGGGGAAAGACGAGAAGAGGTTAGAGATGATGGCATCACCATAATACAGTTACAGGAGCAGGCATAAAGAGTATTCAGTCCTGCAGTCTAATTCAATTGGTGAGACATGATCATGAGCTTTAGGTTAAGGCAGCTTGAGGCACATGCTCGCAAATGCGACTAGAGAAAGCGTTAGGCAAGCAGCgtatgtattgtgtttgtgtagaggggtgtgtgtgtgtgtgtgtgtgtatgtgtgtgtagttttcTCTTGTTGGTATGGAGAACACGAAACATGCTCTTTTAAGCAATGTTAAACTGCTTAGCTGCTCAAAATCATGGTAATGCTGGTATTTGCATTCTGCTGTTTCATGACAAGAGAGTGACATGATTGCTATTGATCTATTGTAGCACTGAATCAGCCTTAACAAGTTTGTGGGTTTACACACTCAGCAATACATTCAATTCCTGAAGCATACTGATGAAGCAAAATGGCCATCTTTCATGACTTTGTGCTCTAAGGCCATTGCAGCATGTAACTTCATTTGAAAACAGCAATTTAACtggacacccacacacaatgaGACAAAACAACTGTAGCCCTGGTTACAATAATGTTGCTGCTCTTACTTGTTGTCTCCATAAGAGGTGTTTTTTGGCCCAAAGGTTGTACTGTTCCTATTGCTCCATTTGCTTCAATACTGAGCTCCATCTTTGCAGAACAAGCAGGAAGTTTCTGTGAAGGACTGGTGCTCCCATGGGCTGGTTTCTTAGCTACTGGCGGAGGAACTTTATCAGACTTCACCCCACCATTGGAGAAAGCAGTAGCCTTTGCCTGGTCGGAAACCTGCATGAGCTCGGCCGCCAAGCTTTGCCTCAGACTTGCCTGAGCTTCAGGAGAGGAGGCAACCGGAGTTTCTATGACGACCTTCTTTGTGCTCCTGGAGAAGATGAAGCTGGCGGTAGAGGCTGGGGACTTGTGCATGTCAGCCCCTTCAGGTGACCTGGGGGATGGAGCCCCTGGTTCACCGATGCTGCTGGTAGTGGATGATCTCAGACCCAATCGGGATGGAAGACCACCGCTTGAAGACATGGCTGCGGTTTTCATACGTATGGCTTCCTGTAAGCGCATGGAAGGGGCATTTAGGGTCACAGAAGGTGTTTTCACTGTCTGAGGTGAGGATTTTAGAGACAGAGACTTGCGGATGGGCTTTTGTGGAGTGTTTTGAGGTCCTGGGATTGAGACTGGGCAATTCTCCTGAACTGGAGCCCCCCCATTTGTTGACTTGTTGTCTTCGGAGGGGGCTTTCACCTGATCTTCAACCATGTTGACCGATCTGAGACGAACCATCTGAAGCAGGGAGGGGGTGACGAGGGGTATATTAGCATCCTCCTTGGGAATGGGTGCACTTTTGTGTCGGGAAAGGAGCTCCTTGCTTCTGCTGTCTCGGTTTGCTAGACTGGGCTGCCTTCTGAAATTCACAGCAGGGGCTTGGTTTTCCACTGGTAGAGGGGGTGCTACTGGGACACTAATTGGAGGTGAAAGTGGGGCACTGACAGGGGGCTCAGGGGGAGTTTGATCTTCAAATTTCAGAGTGTCTGGCTTCAAGACACTGCTGGGGGGAAGCAAAGGAGAGATTGATAATGGCTTCTCTGCTGTTGTAataggtggtggaggaggggcctCCACTGGTGGAGGTGGGACACCCTCTGGAAGAGATGAAACATTCTGTACTGGTCTGTGAGAAATCTCTATGTCAGCAGTGTTAGCTTTAGAAACTTGCATAACCTCCTCTGGTTTTGTCTCATTCACAGTTTGTGGCATAACGGGGGGCAAATGCACATTTTCTCCATTCATAGATTTCCCTGCTTCAACTGAATCCTTAATTGTCACTCCAAATTCCTCCAGAGCCATAATTGGCCTGTTCGGGACATCGATCTCTGTAATGCAACTGTCCATCACATCTGGCAGACTGTCTGTcgtgaagggaggaggaggaggtgggaagTCCATCTCATCCCCTCCATCAAAGACTGAGTCCCCTTCCAaaggaggcggaggaggtggCCAGCAAGACTCTACAACGTGGATCTCCTCCTGTACCCCTTTTAACTCATCAGGTGGGGTAGATACTGATGAGGGAGGCGTCTTtctggagggaggaggtgtAGGGTGGTAGGCAGGGGGAGGGGTAGGGGGAGGTGAGACCTTATTAACTTTGGGGACATCTACAGAAAGTGTCTGCATGGATGTGGCTTCGCTTCTGTCCATCTCAACCTCACTCTTATCAACTGATGAGGATGTATGATTCTCAACAGGTGAATGAACTTCTATCATGACCCCGGCACACACTTCCTGTTGCTGTCCCTCTACCGACCTCTCTGCTGACTCTAACTCCTCTCTGTGTGATACTGGGGTGGTTTTCTTCATGACAGGAGGGGGCTCTTTCTTTGGCATTGTCTCTTGACTCTCTGTGTCCTTCACCAGTGGGCCATTACACTGCTCTTGTCTCTGAACGTCCACACCTGCTTCTAACTTCTCTGGCATTGACAGCCTCTCTTGTTCTGTACTTGGACATTCCCTACTCTCTGGCTCCTGACTGACACTTTCTGTAACTGTCGCTAACAATGTCTCAGGCTTGTCTTGAAAGActttttctttgctttctgACAATTCTAAGACGGGTTTGCCTATAGTTGTCTGCTTTTCAGTCAAACCTTGTGACTCCTTGCTAGCTTCAGTCTGAGTTCCTGTCTTTGTAACTGTGCTCTCCTTCAATTGTCCCGGTTTCTGTAGCTGGCTGAGTTTACTGACACTAGGGCAAGGCCCACACAGAAGCTCAAAGGTGCGTCTGTTATAAGCCCATGtttctggaggaggaggacacggTGCTTTGACCTTGGGAGGTGGTGGGATGTTGAAAAGCTCTCTGATTGCCAAGGTCGCAGTTGAAGGGGAATTGTTTACTGGTGTgatcttctctgttgcagcaaCAGAGGGCAGAGATCCCTGTTGAGGCGGACTAGGGCTACTCGCGGAGACATCTTGATTGACAGGGTCAGAAGTAGTAGATGATAgggaggtaagagaggaggaagcagaagCTGCTGAGGATGAGGCCCGAGACACAGATCTCTCCGGTTTGActggtttcttcttctgtttgtcaGGGGAAGTGGGGGAGATCCCTTTTGGGGAAAGGGTTGGGGTGCCACTCTGACTGGAATAGCCACTGGAGGGGGACATGGTCCTTTCAAATTTACCCCCTTCTGAGGGAGTTTTCTGTGGGGAAGAACTGCTGGATTCTGACTGGGGCTCTGGTGGTCCTCCAGTCCCACCAGAGGAGGCCTGTGTGGGGCTGAAAGGACCGGAGGAGGCTGAAGATCTGGAATCATCCAGAGTGCTGGACCCAGCAGAGTTGGATACAGGTGTTGGGGTCTTAGTGACATCTGCTGTGACCAATTTAGTATTTTCTGTAGCAGTTTCCTCCTCCCCAAACACAGAGTCATTGAGATCTTTGCTATTCACCAGATCTCTGGAGTTGCTCCTTATCTTAGTATTGTGCAGAGAGTTGGTTCTCCGTGGAGGTGTTGGGGGTAGCTTGGTCTTCATAACGGACAGACTACGAGTGGAGCATCGGTTGTTCCTCATATTCTCCCCCGCAGTGACTGACCCCGACACACTGGACTCAGACCCCGGGCCTTTAACAAGACTTTCACCTTTATTGCTGGGGGTGCTAGCCCAGCTAACTGAGCTACGGAGACTCACATGGTCCTGATCCCCACCAGGCTGCTTTGGCTGGCTTTCCTGCCCAATTAGGCCCACTGTCTGTGGGTTACCACTGCCTGTGCTCCCCTTGGAGGAGTTTGAAATAATCGTCTCAGAAGACTGCAACTGGCTCCAGTTAGACCCCGAAGCTGATGTGGGCATCGGGGTGGAGTTGTTGTGGGAATTGTCAGTGTGAGAACCGTCTCCCTCTGATCTTCTTGATGACAGAGGACTGACTGATGAGTCCCCAGACGCCAGGCTGCTTTTGCTTACAGTGCGCACACTCCCACCATGATTGCCATTGCTTCCATGGGtccggctgctgctgcggtcGATCTGAATGACTTCAACTGAGGCTGGCAAGACAGCATTAGGGATTATCTTAGACAAGTAGGTAGCCTGAGGAGAGATGGACATCACTGGGCCCTAGAAATAACCGGAAAAGGAAATTTTAGTTATATTTAGTTATATTTATACTTGTGAACAGGCAAGAGTGGTCAAGGCAGAATCATGCAAGAACATAACACACAAAAGAAGTTTAATTACACTATTTCTCCAGATTAAAGTTTCATAAGAACAACTGTGAAACCATCTCACAACCTAATTAAAGCTGTCTGATCTTGTTCTGACCTGGGGCTCCTGGAGGAAACTAAACATTGTggaatgagaggaggaggaagtggtcATGCCAGGTACAGCTAGAGATTTGGGTCTCTGGCTGGATGTGGGGGAGAGACGGAAGCCAAAGCCCTGGTGGCTGAAGGGCTGCTCATCCTGGTACATTGCCTGGAGGTGGTGCCTCAGCAGCTGCTCCTCTCTGGACGCCTGCttaggaagggagaaaggaggaacaGGATCATGAGAAAGAGTAGAATTGAAAGAGGGAATCAGACATagagcatactgtatatatagaaGAGTAGCCTTTCAAAATGAGTTATCCGCTTTTTGCATTAACTGACACCTACTCTATGACACATACTCTTCTGAAATATGGCCTTAacgttatgagtcatcttaagacctttgcttacaaaataatcATGCTTTTGGATAGGATAATTCATGGTATTAAAATACTGAGTAAATTcaggttgattttttttctgaaatgtatatatagcattttagaatgaaacccttcatctGCTCAATATTccataaaatatattattagaGATTTTTTGTTAATGTGTTGATATAGTTATTTAGTTCATTCATGAGAGCTAAAACATGAAACTGGTGTGCTGTTAAACAATTTTGAATGACGAAATCATTCAAAATTGAAGAAAAACCTCACCTCCAGATCTGAGAGGTGCACCCTCGCTccctcctgattggctgctggaGTCTCTCCATCAATGGTAGGAATGATAACAACACCTGATTGGCCGTCACTGACCTGTCCATCACCATTAGGAAGCTGGTTAGAAACGACCTGCTGGAACGTGGAGCTTCTGTGTAGCGCTGGAAGGAGGATGAATGAATgtcaaaaatatatttacaacCAAAGATGCATTATGTTCATTGGTTTGTGTCCCGTCTTGCAAGGTCGATGCTGCGGACGTACCGAGCTCTCTCTGGACCTGGTGGGGTATACCCATGATGGTGGTCCTTCTGCTCCGCTTCTTGTTCTTATCCAACCTCTTCACTGGATTCAGAGGCTTGAATGtggaacctgagagagagagagagagagagagagagagagagagacacagagagagagagagaacagaaaagaagagggttctttgaggattttttttttgcaaaaatatATTCAGCACAGGAGGACAGCGTCAGACTATTAAGAAAACTCACAGTATATAGCAATATGTGGGGAAGTGGAATTTCTTGGGGATTTCAAAAGGGATGGTGGAAGAATGGATCAGAATACCAATCAGATTTActgagtgaacacacacacacacacacacacacacacacacacacacacacagaatggtgTGTTTTGCCTTCCAGCTGTGATATGTGGAGGCAGCCGCAGTGCTGTCTTTGGATGAAACATTCCAGTATCAGAAATAAgctacagttgtgtgtgtgtgtgtgtgtgtgtgtgtgcgtgtgtgtgtgtgcatgtgtgtgtgtgtgtgtgtcatgttccTCTTCCTTTGATTTCACAGCATAACCGCAGAGGCACCATGCAGCTGGGAATGAGTCGCGCATGTTAAATACACGCCCCTGACTCCTCATAAAGCAGTTAACACATGAACAAAGCTCAAATGCTTTCACATGCACAAGCTCTGTGATTAGCATCATTACCATAAGATGAGTGGGATGTAAATGCTTCCGTTCCAACTCTctctacacacatgcacacacacacacacacagacagctgtcCTCTACCTTGGCGGGTGAGCACAGGCCTGGTAGACACAGCTGACACAGCAGAGGTTGCTGTGGTATCAGTATTCCCAGTGGTGGATCTGGACTCCGGAGAGCCACCTCCGTCCTTGGAGCTGATATCCTGCTCCGGACGGAGAGTGTCTGTGGACTGCtggggatacacacacacacacacacatacacagagcagTATTTAATGAGGgggtgttctgtgtgtttaggAAGTGGGGGAAATGATAGGTCATTCACAGAGTGTTGGTGTACTTACAGCAATACTCTCATCATCTGGAAAGTTCACTCCGTTCTTGTGTTCTGTGTGAACCAAATGGGAAAAGTTCAGACACAGAATGCAAATAAACTCTTTGCTTGAAGTGCACATATAACGTTCTATTTCATGTTGTAGCACACTTAATACAAtatccttttttattttgtatatatgtataatcagtgatgtaatggcaattaaaaaggagagtaaattatgacctccagttggtgatcatcacaaggaaaacaaccaccaatataaacacaacTATGTTATACAAAGAGGAGAATAAAGGAATGCTGCCTTGGCTCCAAAAATAGTAGAGGAGAGTTGTGCTTTGGAAAAAAGGGGTGATGTCAATTGCAAGCAAAGCTCTAGAGTCGGAATTTTGCTTGCAATAAATCTGTTATATTTTCATGTACGTTGCAAAAATGcgtttttcccccaaaaaatccTATTCTCCTataacagtgattctcaacctttttcatatcaaggacccctaatttagcccacattagagccacggactcccatttgatgagattggacccaaatctgagaacatTGGAGAAGagtttattgtcagatatgattttgtccagaattccaagactatctgtattgcaggtagagagatgacagtgagactatgatcaaaacagtcattcttctacatcctgattgtgattgtgttaacttcttgtaaatgaaataatggtgaagtttaacgattcatcaatttgctggggaccccttggaaccccctcaaggacctctgcTGGTCCTCGGACCccaagttgagaaccactgtcctatAACAAATCAGTTTGATAGTACTTCCTATCATGTATGCTAATAATTGATGTATTTATGCCGACCTTCTGAATGAGTCTGACCTTCCTGCTGTAGTATCTTGAGTCCCTCCTGGGCCTCAGTGTGCAGGTCCTCCAGGTACTGTGGCCTGCTGCCTtcaatgaaaacattttcctGGTAGTGCTGCGAGGCCGTGTAGTGGACCGCCAACCTCTTCTGCTCTTCATTCCCCTTGGGACCAGCTAttgggagggggggaaagaaggGGGTTGGGGGAAAGGAGtggttggggaaaaaagagaagaaatgcatgtggtttatatgaaaatgaatgttttgcCGCACTGTCCAAGAACGTCTTCGAGCGCCTCAAGGAGGATTGTAATCATTTCACGGTTAATAGGCTGGAATGAGTGTCAGGTTAACAGAGGAAAGTGCTGGGCCCAGTGGTATTACAGTGTTACAGAACTAGAACATCCTGGTGTCCAATCTAATAGAGTTACAGTGACGGTGTCTTCTCTCTGATCTTACATGTTGTTCAATAGCAGCTTAttacctgctctctctgtccatctgcccTTTTTTATCCCTTTTTCCTCATCCACTTTTTATTCCTAAATATCATAAGGTATAAGGGTAGGGTGAGCTTTCCATTGGTACTTCCTCGTCCTCTTAcgacacatgcaaatacacacactctctcagcaggtgtgtgtctgccaAAACTTTTATCAGCTTTACGCTGATGAGCCCTCTGCACTTCCACCTGgcatgagtgtgtctgtgtatatcgGTGCACCTTTGACGCGCAGCACACACTCCCAATCCCTTCAGCCAGGCAGTTTGGTGGACAGACGTTCCAGCCAGGCCCACAGCGGTAAACCACCAAGGCTAGGCTAATCTCTATCtgtatctctcttcctctctcgtccctGGGGGATTAGATAATCTGGATTGGCCTCAGATAAAGATGCCACCAGACCCCTGCTGTGGGGCCTCCTGCATGGGAACTGGAATGGGCTCTCCCTTCAAAATGGCTTTACTCAATGACAACGGACAGACAATAACAGCAGAGATTGAACTGGAAATACAGACTTTAAAAAAGTTTGTATTGGTTGAATAGCAATGAAAGTCTTACAGgcaaagtaaatatttttacTACGACCCTGCTTCTTGAAATGGCAGATGGTTTCAGCTTTAACTTTAAGCCCCTCAACTAGGAGTAACATTGAACTTGATACAGTTTGGGGCTTTGGGGGGATTGCAAAGGTAAACTTCTCTGGCAAGGTAAAACCAGAACAATGTTGGACTGTGAATGCACTTACAACACTTAAATCCTATGCAGACCCTTTTGTGTTGGGTACCCATCTCCATACATACAGTGTAACATAATGGGTCTCCTTTACAGAGCGTGACCCATGGTAAAACACTTGTGTAAAGTGGCTGTTAAACGCTCCGTCCCTCCTCTTTGCCCGCTGGCTAAGTAAAGGTCAACGAGAGGtgtcctctttccctcctttgtCGCGCTCAACACTGTGGCTCTCAGTCTCACCTGGTTAGGTAAtactttgcatgtgtgtgtgtatgtacatatgtgtgtgtgtgtgtgtgaagtaacagACACCCCCCCATCCCTTTCCTCCCCCATTCACGCAGGTGAGGCAGCCAGTAATGCCCAGACACAATGCCCTCTGCTGTGTTTGGCTGTGGGAAATCTCTGTTCATTGTGGCCCTGGCACTGTCTTATGCAACCCAAGGAACTGAGGAGACAGTCAACACAGGTGCATATTCCTCACATATAAGGTGCTGTTCGGTAACTACCATTTGGAATTAATTGGAGAAGTAGTGCTCCCAGGAATCCCCCAGACCCCTATGGTAGGTTTAGGGGTTTTGGTTGATTAAGCAGTTCACCggaaaaatcaataaaacccCTCATCTCATTAGAGAAGACCCCCAAATTCCCCTCAACAGTAATCCTCACATGCCACTATTAGCCCAAtccctgctgtgtgtgagtgtgtgtgtgtgtgagagagagacagagagatagacagaaagaccCGCATCTGTCAAAACTACCATCAATTTACCATCATCACAACATCATTCCAATAAAGTACAACCACACTACTGATCCATCATCTCATAGCCCTGTGCGTTTCAGGGTGTATCAAACAAATATTGAACCCAGCCAAAGTCAGACTCGTGTATAAACCAGAAAGCTCCATACAAGCAAAGTTCAGAGTATTAGTATAAATCAGCATTAATTACTGTCAGCAGCCTAAAGTCAGAGCTACAGCCTGCCAAGCCGCTCCACGTGCGTCTGCACTCACCCTTCTTCTTGaagacagaaagcagagagtGGATGCTCTTCCTCAGGTAGACCACCATGCCTACACCGGCACCATGGCACACTTGAATGCCGCGGAAAAAAATTGAAGTGAATACgttttctttctgtcactgGTGACAGGAGTAAATCCCTCTCATGATGACGATCCAGATGCTCTGATACCACGAGGACAGAAGAAAAAGCTTGAAAGCGCAAGAACCGGGAACAGTGGCAGACGGCCTGTTGTCAGAGTCAGAGGCTCTTTCCCCTCTGCAGAGTGTCTGAGTGACTTGGGAAGGACAAGTACACAATAAGATCTGCGTCCAGCCAAGCAGCCTATCCCAGCTGCCTTATCCCTGAGTCTGTtaccctcctcccttccccctccgctctctctctctctctctctctctctctttctctctgtcgctctctctctcctccattgcAACTCCCCCTCTTTTGTCAAATGAAGAACCCCCCCCCAGCAGAACGGCTGTCAAAGTTTGGCTTTTCTTCTACAGGCATCCACCCCCCACTTCactcacaaacatacacatgaacagacacgtgtgtgtgtgtgtgtgtgtgtgtatgtccacaCACGACCCCCATGAATTCCTTGTTAGGGTTTGTTGGGTTGGCActgagtttgtagtgtttgggTCAGCAGGACAACACACTTTTCACACTGTTTAATTTCACAGATCAGCAATATTTTTGAACTAATCTTTGTTTAGCTGCTTGCTTGTCTCTTagtgttttgtgtaaatgagAAAGTAGAATAAAAAGTATCAACTATTTAACCTTTTAACATcaactcactgactcactgccCCATGATCCAAGGGCTACGTTGGACCACAGAGGTTGTGTCCTCAAAGTAAAACGCTAAAGAATAACCATATGCTCAGTatgtcctctccatctccactgTATCACTTCATCATTTACTCCTGCTCTCTGCACtcgtgctctctcctctccgagtctctccctctttctctgcccatctctacctctctgtccccctgtctttctctttctctgcctttctctccctgcctgccccGTGGCCTTACAGACACAGAAGTCTAGTTTGAGTTATAAATAGCTGAAACAGCCTCAGTTCACTCGGTTCATCATAGCAGCTCAAATGGTGTTGTGAGTGGATGTGCGTTTCTCTGCGCCTACTTATGTTTCCTGATAAACTGCAGAAGGGATGAAATACAACACGGCgtcggggggggcgggggggggacaACATAAAAATGGTTGATTTTGCGCCAACCAAACAACCAGTGCTATGACGCAGGATAATTTCCCCCAGTGTAGAACCAGGACTTTGATCCCTTTGCCCCCTGAATGGCTGCATTTATTCCCAATAAAGCAGCACAGCAGGGGGCTACAGCTGGCCCATACACCCGGACCAGCTGGAGGGACACGGTCTTAAAACAATTACCTCCATCCATACGCCCACCATCCCAGCTCACACCGTCCCAACCTAGGGCTCCTGGCATTGGGTAAAGAGCCCAGGcgagtggggagggggggaagggagtAGGGGTCCAGCTAAGCTTAGACTTCTCCAGTGACActaagaagaggagaagaagaagagattcCCAACCCCGGTGTCTGGGGTCAGACTTGCCCAGCCTGGGGTGCTGGCAGCGGGTCAGCCTCTAGGTGAGAAGGATAAGCCGGGGCCTTCAGGAGAGCAGCTTTAGACATGGGCGCCATGCCAGAGGATTAACGCCTTAACCTGTCTACCTCTTCACCTtgccctcccttcccttcctgacatttgtttttcctctatCAGCGCTCCTCATCTCATTCCCTTTCTCAGTCTTTCCCTTCATACGACTCTTTCCATTTCGCTTTCTTACCCCTCCCTGATCCCGATCTTTTCACATCAGCACGCTCGAGCTCATAAAACCTCTTATTTGACACTGCCTCCGGATGACATCACTCAAGCGAGTCGTTCATACTCATTACCTCGTAATCCATATTAATTTGTGCGAGGCTATTTAGCGATATGGGACATGTGGTAGATTATGTGCATAAtaaatcagctttgtttttcagtgatgTGGCCCTTTAAAGTCCAGACACTCCCTTTTCCCAAAAACAAATCCCTTACACACCCAGTCCATAGAATGTCCCCCACAATTCAGACCTTTACCATGTGCCAATTATGGGGGTCTCTGGCCCGGCCTCTATACCCCCCTGTTGTTAACCAAGACCCCTCATATCAATATTCATAGAAGGCCTAAAGAGACACCATCTGGCCtagggagagagggcagaggggagagagcgcTTCAAATGCCTTTGAATcaacacacgctcacacacacacacacacacacacacacacacatacaattccGCTGCATAAGCGCAATAACACAATGCATTACAATAGAGAAAGGTAACATATGCTAATTTCACGCTGAAGCAGATTCCTAAAACTTCATCCAATCACATTTTCAACCACATAAACAGATGCTCAAAACCACAAATATTCATCTGCCTAAATAGTTCCATTCATCAATTTTGTGATGGAATCCTAAATCTAAGCATCTTAAGGGCGACTCAGACGTGTTTTACAGCCTTTTATGCGACTCTagagaaaatgtcataaatCAATTGTGCCAGACTGTTAGACTTGTTAGTAGGTCAAACTGCCTATTAGAGGACAATCAGAGTTCAGGGAGCAAACAAAACGTACTTGATAAGGTGTCAAAGGTCAA
This region includes:
- the nhsl3 gene encoding NHS-like protein 3 isoform X3; this translates as MSRRSSAGDLVPRDVSEILAREARAQRGQRKPGSSLGQAFSWLKGSRRKKSIGNGVSRTGIGATDVKLGFQNHDPAKAGPKGNEEQKRLAVHYTASQHYQENVFIEGSRPQYLEDLHTEAQEGLKILQQEEHKNGVNFPDDESIASTDTLRPEQDISSKDGGGSPESRSTTGNTDTTATSAVSAVSTRPVLTRQGSTFKPLNPVKRLDKNKKRSRRTTIMGIPHQVQRELALHRSSTFQQVVSNQLPNGDGQVSDGQSGVVIIPTIDGETPAANQEGARVHLSDLEQASREEQLLRHHLQAMYQDEQPFSHQGFGFRLSPTSSQRPKSLAVPGMTTSSSSHSTMFSFLQEPQGPVMSISPQATYLSKIIPNAVLPASVEVIQIDRSSSRTHGSNGNHGGSVRTVSKSSLASGDSSVSPLSSRRSEGDGSHTDNSHNNSTPMPTSASGSNWSQLQSSETIISNSSKGSTGSGNPQTVGLIGQESQPKQPGGDQDHVSLRSSVSWASTPSNKGESLVKGPGSESSVSGSVTAGENMRNNRCSTRSLSVMKTKLPPTPPRRTNSLHNTKIRSNSRDLVNSKDLNDSVFGEEETATENTKLVTADVTKTPTPVSNSAGSSTLDDSRSSASSGPFSPTQASSGGTGGPPEPQSESSSSSPQKTPSEGGKFERTMSPSSGYSSQSGTPTLSPKGISPTSPDKQKKKPVKPERSVSRASSSAASASSSLTSLSSTTSDPVNQDVSASSPSPPQQGSLPSVAATEKITPVNNSPSTATLAIRELFNIPPPPKVKAPCPPPPETWAYNRRTFELLCGPCPSVSKLSQLQKPGQLKESTVTKTGTQTEASKESQGLTEKQTTIGKPVLELSESKEKVFQDKPETLLATVTESVSQEPESRECPSTEQERLSMPEKLEAGVDVQRQEQCNGPLVKDTESQETMPKKEPPPVMKKTTPVSHREELESAERSVEGQQQEVCAGVMIEVHSPVENHTSSSVDKSEVEMDRSEATSMQTLSVDVPKVNKVSPPPTPPPAYHPTPPPSRKTPPSSVSTPPDELKGVQEEIHVVESCWPPPPPPLEGDSVFDGGDEMDFPPPPPPFTTDSLPDVMDSCITEIDVPNRPIMALEEFGVTIKDSVEAGKSMNGENVHLPPVMPQTVNETKPEEVMQVSKANTADIEISHRPVQNVSSLPEGVPPPPVEAPPPPPITTAEKPLSISPLLPPSSVLKPDTLKFEDQTPPEPPVSAPLSPPISVPVAPPLPVENQAPAVNFRRQPSLANRDSRSKELLSRHKSAPIPKEDANIPLVTPSLLQMVRLRSVNMVEDQVKAPSEDNKSTNGGAPVQENCPVSIPGPQNTPQKPIRKSLSLKSSPQTVKTPSVTLNAPSMRLQEAIRMKTAAMSSSGGLPSRLGLRSSTTSSIGEPGAPSPRSPEGADMHKSPASTASFIFSRSTKKVVIETPVASSPEAQASLRQSLAAELMQVSDQAKATAFSNGGVKSDKVPPPVAKKPAHGSTSPSQKLPACSAKMELSIEANGAIGTVQPLGQKTPLMETTTTTVTADTIETLF